The Solanum lycopersicum chromosome 8, SLM_r2.1 DNA segment cattggcatatgatgagatgaactatgaaatgaagaaatgaacactcacgtaataagaggtgaaTAACTATGAAAAACAAAGGTGCTAATACTGAacaatgtggtgacaatcatgatgtgaggctaatgtatatgatgagagcaatctcaaatgagcctaagtaaatgttaccaatacgtactcaccaatgagagtgtaagataatgaagagaccagtctctatgaacactctaatgaaaaatattgagtttaaaacacttaataataatgatgagatgagaaataatctattgagctatgatgtcctcatactagaaattagcttccatgatgtatgagttgaatgtaatggaactttatacttagaaccgataggctagctatgagtagtgatgccttctttcaggaagggctgaggttcacgtaactctcatgagatgaatctgtccggcttgccgggtatgggtctccatacatctcctagtctttaaaCCTacattgccactatagggatctggcggggttaaattcccatatacgctagcatgttattggaTCGCTTTGGTAGGTTAtttcacctcttttcggtgtggggaagacactggatttcatgatgctcacatgatctatgtcggttaaagttaaagttcccaatgaatgaatgaggtcagcctcaaatgaatcatataaagaaatgaatgatatcaaagatgttaggataggataatcaagaggtgagctagattcagctAATGAtattaggttattcttgatcattgcacagcaaacccgatgaaagtcttaaactacatcctaggtatagctggtgttcgcactggcctatgaatgaattaaaatgaaatacgtatgaatgaataaagcagactctgtgtttgctaaagaaggctccgtagttgaggtcccatatgttgagccctcattttggaaagtcttaagttaagtctatgataataaggtctcatggcatatgaatgaataatatgaaagaaactacgtgttatatgttatgtgctatatgaagatgttatgtgttgtgtgtagtacgatgattataatgatgcatctcagtctcatggcataactttcccaatcttaatttagcaagtccactgacttgactttcaaatatcatgttgttaggaaagagctattcttcctcatgcatttccttggtgtgtgcttgcatatacccatacttagtacaagtgtgtactaattccatacaaacatctacttttagctgcaggcacaggtggacggtagagctacaggttcgtcattgcagctatccggacgtcagcattcatcatgagtttggtaggtcctcatgctttcaaggatgctactgttttacattctagcgtagttttaaaATTGAGCTAGATGAGCATGTTCCACTGGTGCTTCTTTCCTATTTTGGTTCAAACGTTGTATTGGTGTTATTTTgaccgatatacaattaatacttaatgaattatttctttaagttgcttatctcttaaatgttagatggttgatgataaatgattacgaaatataaagaatgtttAACAAGTATAATTAAGGagatcaaaaatttcaaattttccgctaaaattaacctatgtaaagtaagaatgacgtaagtcggcttgtttgcgacctctgagaggtcaacgacgccggtctcgtctggggtctagattccggtcgtgagaAAGTAAATTCCTagaataatgagttcacatcaaccacattgagtagtttctaagtcatggtagtgaagtgcaccactatcctggattagagactgcatgatgcgtaggaaagacttcccttcttctgatcttatttTGCTTTTCCTAATGTTTGAATTCTTGGTGTTACGAATGTGTCTAACTTCAACTTTgttgttttcagagaatgaacacttggagaactaagggtctgaggacgggagcagcagcagctaggggtaatcagaatccaccccaggctccagctgaaggagtagccatgccagttaacccagctgggttgactgatgcagAGGTGAGGGCATCTCTTGCCCAAATGGCACAGGCCATCACGATGCAGGCCCAAGctatgactgcccaagtcaaCCGGCAGGATGTTCTGAGGGAAAACCCACTGGTTCGCAGCATGGCTGACAGACtgcgagacttcacgaggatgaatcctccaattttCACAAGGGCTAAGACTTCAGAAGATCCTAGGAATTTATAGACGAGTTGCATAAGATCTTGGTGGCCATGGGGGCCACTAatattgagaaggctgagcTGGCTTCTTACCAGCTcaaagatgttgcacagacttggtgcaaaatGTGGCAAGCTACCCGTGTCGAAGGAGGAGTGCCAGTCACATGGGAGCTGTTAAAGACAACATTTCTGGAAAGATtcttcccaagggagatgaaGGAGGcgaaggttgaggagttcatcaaccttaaacaagGATCTATGATAGTCAGGGAGTATTCTCTGAAGTTTGTAAacctatcaaggtatgccactTCTCTTGTGTCTAACAGCAGAGACGAGATGAGTAGATTCTTGACAGGAATTGCTGAGGATGTCAAAGAGGAGTGTAGGTCAGCTATGTTGCATGACAACATGGACCTTTCCAGACTAATGGTCCATGTCCAGCAAGTGGAGGAAAGCAGAAAGAGGAACAAACTAGGGTAGGGAACAAGTCAAGGCAAGATAaggagaatttttcaaggaagagtagtactGAAATCAGGGATAAGCCCAGGTTTAAGAAGGGACTCTCCCACCAAGGGGATTCAAGTTCATCAAAGGGTCGTCATGATAGAAATTCGGAGTCCAGAGTTGAGAGAAACAATGACGTAGATACACCTCAGGAGAGACCACCTTGCGGGATGTGTGGCAAACTACATGGAGGAGGGTGTATGTGGGGCACTAATGCTTGTTATAGTTGTGGCAAACCAGGTCACATGGTGAACGATTTTCCGATTATgagaagtcaagaacaagggaAGGAGAGATTTCAGTCTAATGGTTcaagtgaagaggctccaaggaggcaacgattcttcgcactcaagtctaAGGGTGCAGAGGAAGGCACTTCTGGTGAAGTCACAGGTGAGTAACCTTAATTAGTCCTTCATGTATTTGACTGTGTGATGtgtatgcactagtatgaggttagacttcctactcgtAAGGCTATAGTTCCTTATCTCTTTgtattttgttgctattggcTAAGTGTTCATAGCGATTAAGTTATGACCTGATTGGCATTACGAAGTGTAATGGTAGTggcattcggggacgaatgttcctaagggggggataatgtaacgattcaaaaaaatatataaatcagaatgaataagtatttaagggcataatggtcctttcacattttaaatgcaaaaataaataaataaatcaataatagatttgtatttatttattttgaattttatttgactaattctttaaTTAGTCTCCTAACCCTAATAGTTCTCTCTTTTCCACTTTTattaactctctctctcacattctccatcttcctcgcattatttctgccaaataTCAAGAGTTCTTCACGCTTGAAGAACacacataaaattttaagaaaaacaaagcaatcaaaaaatattaaggCGAAGAGGAGTTGTTCGTTTAGTGGTGTGGACGTTGAAGTAACTTAGACTGACTTTTGGAGAAAATTTTGTGTAGCGAATTCTTCGTTTGAACATCAATAagggtatgggtttctctcatggaattctttctccaagagtactttctttcgaacgtttcttaaactcttgaaacttaggttgttccccttcgtatgtccttgtccttagctccctaaCGAATTTGTtggatgggtatgttgtgctgctagatttttgcatgaatgatgtgtttaaattaaatatgaatgtgtttatgtgcggaaaataacaataataatcatcaaaatatgacCGGAAAAGTTGATGTATTGGTGTTTATAGGGCAGTGCTTTAGGCATTGTTTTGGGGTGTATAAGTTGTgtatttatcatgtattttatgtgtgtattGGGTgtacaatgtgatgttcattatTATCAAGGATAGTGAAttgaatgaaccatgaaataTCCCCAAGAACAAATgtgaaaattgatgaaaaagtgCAGGAAAATCGTGGAATAAATTTCCAGAACTTAGAAATAGTCTTTAAAAGAATCTAGAAATTTT contains these protein-coding regions:
- the LOC138337862 gene encoding uncharacterized protein; translated protein: MGATNIEKAELASYQLKDVAQTWCKMWQATRVEGGVPVTWELLKTTFLERFFPREMKEAKVEEFINLKQGSMIVREYSLKFVNLSRYATSLVSNSRDEMSRFLTGIAEDVKEESSGGKQKEEQTRVGNKSRQDKENFSRKSSTEIRDKPRFKKGLSHQGDSSSSKGRHDRNSESRVERNNDVDTPQERPPCGMCGKLHGGGCMWGTNACYSCGKPGHMVNDFPIMRSQEQGKERFQSNGSSEEAPRRQRFFALKSKGAEEGTSGEVTGE